The following is a genomic window from Paenibacillus thiaminolyticus.
ACAGCGGCAAGGAGCTAACGACGGTGCGGGATGAAGTGAATCACGTAACGAATTATATGATTATTCAACGCAGGCGCTATGAAGAATTAATCGATTTCGCGCTGGAGGTCGATGAAGAAGATACACTGAACGGAATGACCGTGAAGCTTATATTGCAGCCGTTCGTCGAGAACGCGATCGTTCACGGCATCGAGAAGCTGGGCGAACCGGGAACGATCCGCGTTCGCATCTTCCGGCGGGACGAACAACTCGTCTTCCGCATTGAGGATACGGGCACCGGGGTCGATATCGCGGAGATGGAACGGCTGATGCGCGAGAGCGGCGGCAATAACCGGGGGTTCGCGATCAAGAACGTGAACGACCGCATCCAGCTCTATTACGGTCAGGAGTACGGGGTAACCTTCATGAACAGGAAGGAAGGCGGGACGATCGCAGAAATCATCCAGCCTTGGCGCTACGGGGAGGGCAAGCCAGCATGAACAGGGACATGATCAAAGTATTGATCGTTGACGATGAGATGATCATCCGCAAAGGCATACGAACGTCCATCGATTGGGAGCGGCTCGGCATCGAGATCGTGGGCGAAGCGAAGAACGGGCAGGAGGCGTTGGAGCTGTCTGGCCGTATGGAGCCCGATATCGTCATGACGGATATCCGGATGCCGGTCATGGACGGACTCGCCTTGGCCGCGGCGCTGCGCGAACGGCAGCCGCAGGTCAAGATCATCATCGTCTCGGGCTATGACGATTTTGACTATGCGCGGCAGGCGCTCAAAATCGGCGTCAGCGAATATTTGACCAAGCCAGTCGGCGCCGAGGACTTAACGAAGCTGATGCTCAAGCTGGGCGATCAGATTCATGAGGAGCGGGATCGCTCTTATGAAGAGCGGAATAAAGGCATGCTGCTGCGCGAGAGTCTGCCGTTCATCCAGAGCAAATGGCTGCTCCGTCTCCTGCAGGGAGAGGCGAAGCTCGATGAGGAGATGCTGGACCGGGCGCGCCAGCTTCAGATTACGCTCGAAGGCCCGGAATATGCCGTTGCCGTCGTCGATATTGACGATTACTTGCTCCTGATGGGCCAGGCGTCAGACCGGGAGAAGGAGCTGCTTATGTTCGCACTATACAATGTGGCGGACGAGCTGTTGACGGAACGGTATCCGAGCGCCCTCTGCCAAATGGATGAAAGCTCGATCGCGATACTGCTCAACGTCAATAGGATGAACAGGCACCGGATCCTGACCATGTGCGAGGAGCTGAGCGATTGCATCCGCCGCTTCGTCAAAGTATCCGTCACCATCGGCATCGGAAGCGTCGTTCCTTCGCTCCATCAGGTGAACGAGAGCATGCTCGAAGCGCTTAACGCCCTGTCGGGCAAGGCGTACCGGGGCAAAGGGCAGGTCATCGCCTTCCAGCCGGGGGAGCACGCGGACCATGATGAGCCGGTGTTCGTATCCGCCAAGGAGGAAGCCGAGCTGCTTCAATCCCTGACGGCGTTGGATACCGCCGGCATACAGGACCGTCTCGACACCTGGTTCCGGCATTTTGCAGAAGCGGGCGCATCTTATCCGCATGTGCGATCGCTGTGCGTGAAGCTGATCGTGCTGGCGACGAACCATGTGGAGCAGATGGGGGTGCAGCGCAGCGAGCTGGAGCCAGTCCTGCTGCGGCCGTACGAGGAGGTTCACAAGTACGAGACGATCTTCGATCTGCGGAGCTGGGTCGGCCGTATCTTCGATTCCTTCGTGGATCATCTTACCCGCCACAAGACCGGGCGCTACCGCAATATCGTCGCGGTGGCGATCCAGTATATGCAAGAGCACTATGCCCAGGATCTGAAGCTGGAGGACGTGGCTGGGCAGGTCTATGTCACCCCGAACTATTTCAGCCGTGTCTTCAAGGAAGAGACGGGGGAGCATTTCTCGGAATGGTTGAACAAGCTCCGGGTCGAGAAGGCGAAGCAGCTGCTGAAGGATGTCGGGCTCAAGGTATACGAGGTAGCCGAGCGAGTAGGTTATAATGATTATAAATATTTCGCGCATATCTTCAAAAAATATACCGGCATTACTCCGAAGCAGTACCGCAATGAATTGTAGCGGCATAGCGGGCAGGAGAAATGATGCGGCCGATGGGGCAGAATACAATAAGGCAAGGCTGGCGGCGCCGGCTTTGCCTTATTTGTGTCTCCCATCCTTGGTCACAGTTCCGCACAGACGGGAAGAAGGTTAAAAAATCGGATAATTTGATATAATCCTCTACTTACGAGCCGGGTCCGATTACCTATAATTAGAATTGTAAACGGTCGCATCATAATGATCGCACAACTTAAAGGGGTGTACAAAAATGAAAAAAGGCATCAAACGTTGGACGTCGATTCTGCTGATCAGCTGTCTGGCGGTAGCGGTGGCTGGCTGCGGCTCGTCCAAGCCGGCTGCGGAGTCGGGCAAGGACAAAGGCCCGTCCGATCCGATTACGTTCATGCATATGTTCGACAAGAACGCCGAAGGCGGCGGGCTTCATCAAGCGGAGCTGCTCGACAAGTTCACGGCGGATAATCCGGACATTCTGCTGGATCAAGAGATTCAGTCGCATGACAACTACGAGACGAAGATCAAGACGCTGGCCGCTGCCAACGAGCTGCCAGATGTATTCCTGATGAAGAGCTCGATGGTAACGACCTTCGTCGAGAACGGATTGGTAAGACCGGTTGACGATCTGTTGGATAAAGATCCGGATTGGAAGAACGGCTTCGTAGACGGCGCGCTCGATACGTACCAAGTCGACGGCCAAACCTACGGCATTCAATTTTCGGGCGGACCGACCCATGTAATTTATTACAACAAAGATTTGGTTGCCAATGCCGGATTCTCCGAATTCCCGAAAACATGGGGTGACTTCCTGAAACTGATCGACAACCTGAAGGCCCAGAACATTACGCCGATTGCCTTCGGCAACAAAGGTAAATGGCTTGCGAACTCCAGCTACATGTCGACGCTGGGCGATCGCTTCACCGGAACGGAATGGTTCGAGAGCCTCGCGAACCACAAGGGCGCCAAGTTCACGGATAAGGAATTCGTGGAAGCGCTGGCGTTGTTCCAGGATCTGGCCAAGCGCGGATCGTTCAACAACGACATGAACTCGATCGACAACAATCAGATGAAGACGCTCTACTACAACGGCAAGGCGGCGATGTTCATCGAGGGCGCCTGGGCGAGCAACGCGGTGGAGACCGGCGGACCGCAAGAGATTTTGGACAAGACGGAATTGGCTGTCTTCCCGGCTATCGATGGCGCCAAGGGCGACCAGAACGGCGTATCCGGCGGCGGCGGATGGGCATATGCCATCAATGCCAACATCGACGAGTCGAAGCTCGACGATATCGCCAAGCTGATGAAAACCTTGTCCGACAAGGAAGCAGCCGAAGTCATTCTGAAATACGGCGACATTCCTTCCAGCAAGGTGGACAATATCAACGAGTTGGATCTGTCCCCGCTTACCAAAAAAATGGTGAAGCTGCTTGAAACGACGAAATATGTTCCTATCTACGATTCCCGTCTGTCCCCAGGTCTGACGGAAGCGATGAACTCTGCGATGCAGGAAATGCTCATCGGTCAGGTGACGCCAGAAAAAGCGGCTGAAGTGATGCAAAAGGAATACGAGAACGAAATGTAATCCCGGCTTGAACGCCAAGCTGGCTTATAACAAAGATACACACAAGATACAAAGATAGAGATGCAACAGTTGGATAGAAGACGGACGGACCCTTCTCCTGAACGCCATGTTCGGGAGGAGTCTGTCTTGTCTGTTGTTCTGCATATGCAAAAGAGAGGAGAGAGCCGTGATGAATAACTCCGCGATTCGGCCCAAGCGATGGACATTTTTCGCCTATTTGCTGCCAAGCGTGCTGCTGTACGCGTTCATGGTCCTTGTTCCGCTGGTGCTCGCCTTGCGATACAGCTTCTATAAATGGTCGGGCGGACCGAAGATGGAATGGATCGGGCTCCGCAACTACGAGGTGCTTCTTCAAGATACGAAATTTTGGGGCGCTTTTCTCAATAACTTAATTATTGTCGGCTTCAGTGTCGTCGGCCAGATCGGGATCGCGTTCGTCATCGCGGTATTCCTGATGAACAAATGGGTGAAGTGGCGCGAATTCCACCGGACCGTCATCTTTATTCCCGTCGTCCTGTCCTCGGTCGTCATCGGGTTCCTGTGGTCCATGATCTTCAATAATGACGCGGGGCTGCTGAACTGGCTGCTGACTTCCCTGGGGCTCGAATCCTGGATCAAGCCTTGGCTGGACGATCCGAACGTCGTCATGTACTCCGTAACAGCACCGATTGTGTGGCAATATATCGGTTTCTACCTGATTATATTTATGGCTTCGATGCAGAGCATCAACGGGGAAGTGTACGAGATGGCGGAGATCGATGGAGCCACCGGCTTCAAGAAGACGATGTACATTACGCTGCCCCTGCTGAAGGATACGATGAAAATTGCCGTGATGCTCTGTATTGCGGGGAACATGAAGGCGTTCGACAGCATCTTCGTCATGACGGGTGGCGGACCGGGCAACTCGTCCACAGTCATGGCGCAATATGCATATGACACGTCGTTCAAAGCGTTCAAGCTTGGATACGGCAGTGCGATCTCCATCGGCATTATGGTGCTCAGCGTCTTCCTTATCCTGTTGAGCCGCTTGATTGGAGGGAAGAACAATGACTAAAGCGATGCGGTACATTCCGCGGTTCTTGATCAACCTGTTCCTGTGGGTCATGTCGTTGTCCTGCATATTCCCGGTCATCTGGATGATCTATTCCTCGCTGAAAACCCAGCAGGAATTCAACCTTAATATTATTTCGCTGCCAACGTCGCTTAATTTCCAGAACTATATTGACGCCTTCCGCATCGGGAAAATGGATACGTATTTCGTGAACAGTGTATTCGTCACGGTGCTGACGGTTATTTTCACGGTCGTCCTGAGCTTCCTGGCCGCCTATATTTTGGCGCGCTTCGAGTTCCCGGGCCGCAATGTGGTCTACTTCATGTTCCTGGCAGGGATGCTCATTCCGATTCACGGGCTGCTTATCCCGGTCTTCGTCGAGTTCAAGGCGCTGGGGCTGCTCGATAAGCGGATAACGCTTGTGCTGCCGTATGTTGCCTTCAACCTGTCGATGGGGATATTCCTGTTCGAGAACTTCATCAAATCGATTCCGCTCGAGGTGGAGGAAGCGGCGGCGATTGACGGAAGCAGCACGACGCGGCGGGTACTTACGATCGTGCTTCCGATGTGTCTTCCGGTCATCTCGACGGCCATCATCCTGTACTTCTTGGGCGCCTGGAACGAGTTCCCGTTCGCTCTCGTGCTGATTAAGAGCCCGGAGCTGCGGACGCTGCCGGTCGGTCTGACGAATTTCAACGGACAGTTCACCGTGAACTATCCGCAAATGATGGCCGCAATGGTTATCGTCGTATTGCCGGTCATTTTGACATATCTCGCATTCTATAAGAAAATTATGCAAGGGATGACGGCGGGGGCCGTCAAAGGCTAACGGACCCCCGTCTATCGACATAATGAGCAGATAGGGGCGGATGAATGATGGATAAGCATTCCGCGCGGCGGCCGAATGTGATCGTGCTCGTCGCCGATGACCACCGGTATGAGTCGATTCGGGCGCACGGCAACCCCGAGGTCCTGACTCCGACGCTGGACCGCTTGGCCGAGCGCGGTGTCAGCTACCAGAGCACGAACATCATTGGCGGGATGGACGGAGCGGTATGCTCGCCATGCCGGGCCTGCCTGAACACAGGCTCCTCGATATTCGGGGCGACGGTGAAGCAGGAGCTGGGCGACACGGTGGAGAAGATGACGCTGTCTCCGCAGAAGCGCACCTTGGGCGAGGCATTCCAACAGCACGGCTACTATGCTTATGCGGTCGGGAAGTGGCATAATGACACCGCCAGCTTCAACCGCAGCTTTGCCGGCGGCAACCGCATCTTCTTCGGCGGAATGAGCCATCATCGGGAGGTCCCTGTCTATAGCTATGATCCGACGGGAAGCTATGCGTCCTCCCAGCGCACCGTCGAGAGCACCTTCTCGACCGAGCTGTTCACGGATGAAGCGGAGGCGTTCATCCGGAGGTATGACCGGGAGGAACCGTTTTTCCTCTATGTCGCGTATACGTCACCTCATGATCCGCGGACGGCACCCGAGCCGTATGGGTCGCACTATGAGGGCGATCGCGTCACCGTGCCCGGCAATTTTTTGCCGGAGCATCCTTTTGACAATGGAGAGATGCATATCCGGGACGAAGGGCTCGCGGGCCTGCCGCGCAAGAAGGATGAAGTTCGGCGCCATATCGCCGATTATTACGCGATGATCACCCATATGGATGCGCAGATGGGGCGGTTGATGCAGGCGCTGGAGGAGACCGGACGAATGGACGACACTATCGTCGTCTATACGTCTGACCACGGGCTCGCCGTCGGGCAGCATGGTCTGATGGGCAAGCAGAATCTGTACGAGCACAGCATCCGCATCCCGTGGCTGATGGCAGGGCCTGGCGTGCCGGCCAAGGGGCCGGTAAGCGGGCAAGTGTATCAGATGGATATTTATCCGACCTTATGCGAGTTGGCCGGCATTCCTGTTCCTGCGTCCGTGGAAGGACGCAGCATGGCAGGCTTGCTCCGCGGAGAAGCCGGCGCGGAGCGGAATACCGTCTATGCGCTGTACAAGGACACGCAGCGGATGGTGAAGGACGGCCGCTACAAGCTCATTCGCTACAGGAAGTCCGGCGTCACCGGCGAAGGTACGGACATGGTGCAGCTCTTCGACCTGCTGGAAGATCCCGGGGAGCTGCGCAATCTGGCGCAGGAGCCAGGGCTGCAGCAGCATATCCGCCGCCTGGACGAGGCGATGCAGGCGTGGATGAGACAGGTCGGCGACCCGTTCGCGGATTCATTTGCGATAAGCTGATGAAGTTCCGGAGCAGAGGGTAGCGATAACCCGCATTTGCATGTAAACTAAGAAGAGCCGCGGGCAGGACAAGGCAGACGGATGACTTCGCTCTTTCCGCTGTCCGTGCCTGCGCATATCATCCGATATATACATCAAGTGGAACAGGTGGAGGATACCCAAGATGGAACAATTCCGATTGCCCAAAATCGACGTGCCGAAGTTCGAGCTTCCCCAAGCGGTGAAGCAGGTGCTGGCGGAGGCCGAGCAGAAGCTGGCGCATCGCCCGAAGCTGTTGAAGCAGTTCAAGAACTGCTTCCCGAATACGCTGGAGACGACGACGAAGCTGCTGGAGGACGGCACGACCTTCGTGCTGACCGGGGACATTCCGGCCATGTGGCTGCGCGACTCGGTGGAGCAAGTCATTCACTATGTCCCGTTCGCGAAGGATGACGCCGATTTGCAGCGCATCATCGGCGGCTTGATTAAGCGCCATATGTTCTATATCAATATCGATCCGTATGCGAACGCATTCAATGAAGGCCCGAACGACTGGCACTGGGATGCGAATGACCAGACCGATATGTCCCCATGGATATGGGAGCGCAAATATGAGCTTGATTCGATGTGCTTCACGATTCGTCTCGCTTATATGTATTGGAAAGAAACAGGGCGCACCGATATTTTCGATTCGAACTTCAAATCCGCCATGCGCAAAATCGTCGACGTCTGGAAGACGGAGCAGCGCCATTTCGAGCTATCGCCGTACCGCTTCATGCGCGAGAATTGCCCGGATATCGATACGCTGCGCAACGACGGTCTTGGCATGCCGGTCAACTATACGGGAATGACATGGTCCGGCTTCCGTCCGAGCGACGATGCCTGCGATTTCCATTACAATATTCCTTCCAACATGTTCGCGGCCGTCTCGCTTCGCCAGATGCAGGAGATTGCGAAGTACGGCTTCCGCGACGAAGCGTTCGTGAAGGAAATGCACAAGCTCGAAAAAGAAATCGAGCACGGCATCCAGCTGTACGGCACCTACAATCACCCGACCTACGGCAAAATGTACGTGTACGAGACAGATGGCTTCGGCAACTTCTGTCTAATGGACGACGCGGGGACGCCGAGTCTGATGTCGATTCCGTATCTTGGCTATACGGACGCAGCAGATCCGATCTACCAAAATACGCGCCGCTTCATTCTCAGCAAGGAAAATCCGTACTACTTCGAAGGCAAGGCCGCCTCGGGAATCGGCAGCCCGCATACGCCGGACGGCTATATATGGCATATGGCGCTCTCGATGCAGGGCTTGACCGCGATCAGCGATGAGGAGATCGTGTCGCTCATCGGCACACTGGAAGCAACCGATGCCGATACCGGCTTCATGCATGAAGGCTTCCACGCGGATGATCCGGCCATCTTCACCCGTCCGTGGTTCGCCTGGTCGAACAGTCTGTTCTCCCAGCTCGTATGGAAGGCGATGCAGCGGGGATTGCTGGACAATTAAAGGACAAGCCGAAGTTCATTGAGACCAGAACAAGGGGAATGTCTCACAGGCACTGAAAATGATGGAGATGACGAGTGAACAGAGAATGTGGATGCGGGGAAAACGGCGGCGCACAAACTGGTGGAAGATGGATGAAGCAGTGAAATGCTGCGTGGATGCATCAATTTCTGCTCTTTAAGCCGCTATTTGATGAAATTCCTGCAAAAGTCAGGCTGTTGAGAAAGTCCAAGGGATTTTGTGGCACTTCATTTTTTGTGTGGCGGATCTCGTCTCTCCGTAGAAAAAATCGATTTAAAACGCGATGGGCGCCAAGTTTTGAGTAGGAAGATGGACAATCTCCACCCCTTCTTAAAAAATAGGGGTTTTCCAACGGCCTGAAAACTGCACCATTTTCCTAGACACGTCTATCCGGTAAGCGAAATCTGCATAACGGCACGATTTCTACACCTATTCGGTAAGCGAAATCCTGCGCAAATACAGCAATTCGATATGGACGACTTGACCAGAAAGGGAATCCTGCAAAACTACAGGAATTTCACCCGTTTCGCTTCGACTTGAAGCAAAAGGGCCTAAAATGATGTAGATTTGCAGCAATTCCTCGGGATGTGGACTCGTTGAGCCGAAATTCCTGTAAAATAGCAGCAATTCCCTCCACATGTTCAAGCCTCAGGAGGCAACGATGTCTCAAAGAGGCAATGATGCCTCCTGAAGGCGATAACGCTTCCTGAAGGCGATGATGCCCAGGATCCGACGCGGTCTCTTGGATCCCGTAAAATCAGGCCATTGAAAAGTCTATGAGAATTTTCGCCACTTTCTTTTATCGATTGGATCGTCAGAAATTGATGCCGTTTTGCAGGATTCCCTGTAACGGAGTACACGTCATAATGGAAAAGTGCATTTCGGCAGGTTTTGGAGAGTTGAGCTTTGAAAAATCAGGGGGGCTGTCTCACTGTAGTGAAATACTACTTGTGGGACACCCCCCTTGCTGCGTTCTCTTATATTTTATAGCGGCTTATCATCTGGTTCAGCGTTTGCGCCATCTGATTAAGCTGCTCCGCGTTGTTCAGCAGTGTGCCCATATCGAGCAGCTGCTGATCCGTGAACTTCACCAGCTTCGTGGCATGCTCCGCGTTCTTCTCAGCGATGTGGGCAATCTCATTCACGGAAGCAAACACTTCCTCGGAGCCGGCGGACATTTCTTCCGTCACGGCTGACGTGTCCTGAATCTGGCCTGCGATATCCGTAATGTCCGTTAGGATGCGTTCGAAGGTCGTGCCCGAATTCTGCACCTTTTTAATGCCATCGGCGACGCTATCCCGCACTTGCTCCATCGATTCCACGGCTCTGCGGGCATCCATTCTCGTCTCCTCGATCAGATCGGAGATTTCACGGGCGGATTCGGCCGAGCGCTCCGCCAGCTTCCTGACTTCATGGGCGACGACGGCGAAGCCTTGGCCATGTTCCCCGGCCCGGGATGCTTCAATCGCCGCATTGAGCGCAAGCAGGTTCGTCTGCGATGCGATCTGGGTGATGACATCGACGATATGGGCCATCTGCTCCGACCGCTCGCCGAGCGTCTGCACCAATCCCCCGGAATGCTTCACCGATTCATCGATCGTATTCATCTGCTGTACCGCTTCCTGGAGCAGCATATTGCCCTGCTTCGCTTGGTCGGTCGTATCGATGGACGTCTCGGAAATGTTGGTTGTGCTTTCCGCGATGCGCTGAATGCCGATGGCCATCTCTTCCATCGCCTTGGCTCCTTCCTCCGTGCCCCGCATCTGCGTCTCGGCCCCGCTCGCGACGATCTTGACGATCGAGTCTACTTCTTGAATCTGAGCCGTGCTCGCGGCCGTGTGGTCGGACAACTGCTTCGAAGAGTCACCCAATGTATTCGCGGCGCTGCGTATCTCCCCGACGAGTTGGCGGATGGAGGCTTGCATCACTTGCAGCGACTGCCCCAGCACGCCGATTTCGTCCTTTTTCCGCTGAATATGGGCAGGGACCTCGCCCGTGAAATCCCCTGCGCTGATCTCCTTCAGATTGGCGACGACGGTCTGAATCGGCTTCGTAATGCTCAATGCCATCCCAAGCGCCAGCAGCACAGAGAAGATGGCGCATATCGAGCTGGTGATCAGATTGATCCTTGCGATCTTGTCGGCTTCCTTCGTCAGCTCGCTTTTTTCAACGATAGATAAATATTTCCACCCGGTCGTCTTCGACGAATACAAGTTGGTCATGTAGTGCGTGCCATCGACTTGAATCTCGAAGTGATCCGCATCTTTTTCTTTGATACCGGCAAATTCGGGCACGCCGATGTCCGCGATATTTTTGGAAATCAGCTCCGGATTGCGGGGATGAGCGAGAATCGTTCCGTCTTTGGAGAGGAGAACGACATAGCCGGTCTCCCGGATTTTGATGCTCTGAAGCTGTTCGGTCAGCTTGTCGAGGCTCGTATCCAGTCCGACTACGCCCAGCGGCTTGCCGTTGTCGTCATGGACGACTGCCACGCTGCTCATATTCAACTTGCCGGTAACCGAATCGACATACGGATCGGTAATCGTGACCAAGTCCGGATTCGCCATCGCATTCGCATACCAAGGGCGGGTGCGCGGGTCATACTTGGCCGCCATTTCTTTCTCCGGCCACTGCACGTAACCGCCATGATTAGCCGCCAAAAAAACGGCAGAGGTGTTCGGATGCGTGTTGGCAAAGCGCTCAAACTCCTTATAGATTTGACTCTCAATGCCGCCGTTTTGCGCAAATGCCGATTTTATGTTCTTCGTTTGCTTCATATACGTGGTGATGCTGTCATCCGCTTGATTGATGATCGGGCTGTCCGCCAGAAACTTTACATTTTCTTTCACCGTGTCGAAAAAAAGCGCCATTCGGCCGTCTACCTGCGAGATTTCGTTGGTTGTCGATGTTACGAATGAAGCGGTGATTTCCTTGATCATACTGTTATTCACAATAATACCAATAATTGAAATCGGAATCAGAATCGTAACTAAAAAGGCAAGAATCAGTTTCATTTTAATACTTTTTAACATAGCTGGCCCTCCTCTAAGCTGTTTGCGCAGACAGATTCGACATTAATTAAGGAAATTCGACACCATCTCTATTCTATTTATCGCCCAAAAAAAGGTCTTTCTTAATACCTATTATAAATAGAAGGGAGTTTTCTTCTGAATAATTTTGCATTTCCTATTTTGCTCTTGAAGATTAGGTCTTTGGTCATAGAAGATTGCTTGATTGAAACGGCGCCAATCTCTTCAGAACAGCGTCATCCACGATTGCATAAGCAAAATCCATCGGTTTATCATAAAAATAAAGCTGAGGGAATCATTCTTTATGCTCGGAACTATATAAATATACAAAATTAATGAAATTGAGATAAATGTTTTAGTGATCGATGCGAGTGTTTTTAGTATAATAGTCATATAAAAATGGGTAGGTAGGACGTTCGAATGAGGTTC
Proteins encoded in this region:
- a CDS encoding response regulator transcription factor, whose protein sequence is MNRDMIKVLIVDDEMIIRKGIRTSIDWERLGIEIVGEAKNGQEALELSGRMEPDIVMTDIRMPVMDGLALAAALRERQPQVKIIIVSGYDDFDYARQALKIGVSEYLTKPVGAEDLTKLMLKLGDQIHEERDRSYEERNKGMLLRESLPFIQSKWLLRLLQGEAKLDEEMLDRARQLQITLEGPEYAVAVVDIDDYLLLMGQASDREKELLMFALYNVADELLTERYPSALCQMDESSIAILLNVNRMNRHRILTMCEELSDCIRRFVKVSVTIGIGSVVPSLHQVNESMLEALNALSGKAYRGKGQVIAFQPGEHADHDEPVFVSAKEEAELLQSLTALDTAGIQDRLDTWFRHFAEAGASYPHVRSLCVKLIVLATNHVEQMGVQRSELEPVLLRPYEEVHKYETIFDLRSWVGRIFDSFVDHLTRHKTGRYRNIVAVAIQYMQEHYAQDLKLEDVAGQVYVTPNYFSRVFKEETGEHFSEWLNKLRVEKAKQLLKDVGLKVYEVAERVGYNDYKYFAHIFKKYTGITPKQYRNEL
- a CDS encoding extracellular solute-binding protein; translation: MKKGIKRWTSILLISCLAVAVAGCGSSKPAAESGKDKGPSDPITFMHMFDKNAEGGGLHQAELLDKFTADNPDILLDQEIQSHDNYETKIKTLAAANELPDVFLMKSSMVTTFVENGLVRPVDDLLDKDPDWKNGFVDGALDTYQVDGQTYGIQFSGGPTHVIYYNKDLVANAGFSEFPKTWGDFLKLIDNLKAQNITPIAFGNKGKWLANSSYMSTLGDRFTGTEWFESLANHKGAKFTDKEFVEALALFQDLAKRGSFNNDMNSIDNNQMKTLYYNGKAAMFIEGAWASNAVETGGPQEILDKTELAVFPAIDGAKGDQNGVSGGGGWAYAINANIDESKLDDIAKLMKTLSDKEAAEVILKYGDIPSSKVDNINELDLSPLTKKMVKLLETTKYVPIYDSRLSPGLTEAMNSAMQEMLIGQVTPEKAAEVMQKEYENEM
- a CDS encoding carbohydrate ABC transporter permease — translated: MNNSAIRPKRWTFFAYLLPSVLLYAFMVLVPLVLALRYSFYKWSGGPKMEWIGLRNYEVLLQDTKFWGAFLNNLIIVGFSVVGQIGIAFVIAVFLMNKWVKWREFHRTVIFIPVVLSSVVIGFLWSMIFNNDAGLLNWLLTSLGLESWIKPWLDDPNVVMYSVTAPIVWQYIGFYLIIFMASMQSINGEVYEMAEIDGATGFKKTMYITLPLLKDTMKIAVMLCIAGNMKAFDSIFVMTGGGPGNSSTVMAQYAYDTSFKAFKLGYGSAISIGIMVLSVFLILLSRLIGGKNND
- a CDS encoding carbohydrate ABC transporter permease, whose translation is MTKAMRYIPRFLINLFLWVMSLSCIFPVIWMIYSSLKTQQEFNLNIISLPTSLNFQNYIDAFRIGKMDTYFVNSVFVTVLTVIFTVVLSFLAAYILARFEFPGRNVVYFMFLAGMLIPIHGLLIPVFVEFKALGLLDKRITLVLPYVAFNLSMGIFLFENFIKSIPLEVEEAAAIDGSSTTRRVLTIVLPMCLPVISTAIILYFLGAWNEFPFALVLIKSPELRTLPVGLTNFNGQFTVNYPQMMAAMVIVVLPVILTYLAFYKKIMQGMTAGAVKG
- a CDS encoding sulfatase-like hydrolase/transferase, encoding MMDKHSARRPNVIVLVADDHRYESIRAHGNPEVLTPTLDRLAERGVSYQSTNIIGGMDGAVCSPCRACLNTGSSIFGATVKQELGDTVEKMTLSPQKRTLGEAFQQHGYYAYAVGKWHNDTASFNRSFAGGNRIFFGGMSHHREVPVYSYDPTGSYASSQRTVESTFSTELFTDEAEAFIRRYDREEPFFLYVAYTSPHDPRTAPEPYGSHYEGDRVTVPGNFLPEHPFDNGEMHIRDEGLAGLPRKKDEVRRHIADYYAMITHMDAQMGRLMQALEETGRMDDTIVVYTSDHGLAVGQHGLMGKQNLYEHSIRIPWLMAGPGVPAKGPVSGQVYQMDIYPTLCELAGIPVPASVEGRSMAGLLRGEAGAERNTVYALYKDTQRMVKDGRYKLIRYRKSGVTGEGTDMVQLFDLLEDPGELRNLAQEPGLQQHIRRLDEAMQAWMRQVGDPFADSFAIS
- a CDS encoding glycoside hydrolase family 125 protein; its protein translation is MEQFRLPKIDVPKFELPQAVKQVLAEAEQKLAHRPKLLKQFKNCFPNTLETTTKLLEDGTTFVLTGDIPAMWLRDSVEQVIHYVPFAKDDADLQRIIGGLIKRHMFYINIDPYANAFNEGPNDWHWDANDQTDMSPWIWERKYELDSMCFTIRLAYMYWKETGRTDIFDSNFKSAMRKIVDVWKTEQRHFELSPYRFMRENCPDIDTLRNDGLGMPVNYTGMTWSGFRPSDDACDFHYNIPSNMFAAVSLRQMQEIAKYGFRDEAFVKEMHKLEKEIEHGIQLYGTYNHPTYGKMYVYETDGFGNFCLMDDAGTPSLMSIPYLGYTDAADPIYQNTRRFILSKENPYYFEGKAASGIGSPHTPDGYIWHMALSMQGLTAISDEEIVSLIGTLEATDADTGFMHEGFHADDPAIFTRPWFAWSNSLFSQLVWKAMQRGLLDN
- a CDS encoding methyl-accepting chemotaxis protein, whose product is MLKSIKMKLILAFLVTILIPISIIGIIVNNSMIKEITASFVTSTTNEISQVDGRMALFFDTVKENVKFLADSPIINQADDSITTYMKQTKNIKSAFAQNGGIESQIYKEFERFANTHPNTSAVFLAANHGGYVQWPEKEMAAKYDPRTRPWYANAMANPDLVTITDPYVDSVTGKLNMSSVAVVHDDNGKPLGVVGLDTSLDKLTEQLQSIKIRETGYVVLLSKDGTILAHPRNPELISKNIADIGVPEFAGIKEKDADHFEIQVDGTHYMTNLYSSKTTGWKYLSIVEKSELTKEADKIARINLITSSICAIFSVLLALGMALSITKPIQTVVANLKEISAGDFTGEVPAHIQRKKDEIGVLGQSLQVMQASIRQLVGEIRSAANTLGDSSKQLSDHTAASTAQIQEVDSIVKIVASGAETQMRGTEEGAKAMEEMAIGIQRIAESTTNISETSIDTTDQAKQGNMLLQEAVQQMNTIDESVKHSGGLVQTLGERSEQMAHIVDVITQIASQTNLLALNAAIEASRAGEHGQGFAVVAHEVRKLAERSAESAREISDLIEETRMDARRAVESMEQVRDSVADGIKKVQNSGTTFERILTDITDIAGQIQDTSAVTEEMSAGSEEVFASVNEIAHIAEKNAEHATKLVKFTDQQLLDMGTLLNNAEQLNQMAQTLNQMISRYKI